One genomic segment of Desulfocapsa sulfexigens DSM 10523 includes these proteins:
- a CDS encoding PAS domain S-box protein, with protein sequence MGVFKFGSINKSLAILLLVTILPTLTILLYSGLEQRSRSIEDAKEAVFLLTHSMAGVQKDITHNVRQTLFTLSLLPEVQRLNGQASNEIFQTILKKNPLFINIVLTDLKGKVITSGKALKKPGSIADCKHFKETLASKAFATGEFVYTRTGEPRPAFTYAYPVLAEDNSLIAVLATAIQLDHLDVFYKDLNLDKKSFISVTDHRGIRLFYYPAAEETNPVGSQIKPFSLEQSRKTPSFGRFTGTGSDGARRVFAFENIRLATDLPSYMTVWAGIPEASVLAKTNAALSRNLIFFFLSAFCSILLFWLVGKKVLLAPIAGLMALTREYSAGNLEARSKQDTGPREFIDLTEAFYTMAAALSSNQQSLQEKEDRFRGVFNSMSSGVAIYEVVGNGEGFIFKDINPAGARSSQLSHDNIIGKRVREVFPAVRDIGLFSVFQRVWQAGRAEHHPATLYSDDRITLWVENHVFKLPSGEIVSVYDDITERKQFEEGLRESEEKFRALINQATDSIYVLDMEANIILANRQACKSTGYSETELLQLTIADIDPYFITRKDKDILWKELVPGEKQVIESHLRAKDGTMIPVEVHLGLIEVNNKKSILGIVRDITARLEFERSLRRSKEEWESTFDAMGDIITIQDKEMRILKGNKTFYDTFEGNPDTLNGRYCYEVFRGRSQPCPNCPELSTPAGKHIHSGEIFHKTLDKIFHVSSYPIQNGTGELDRLVHIARDITEQKRIQEDLFQSHKMEAVGTLAGGIAHDFNNILSAIMGAAQLVKRELPEKSPALQDIDTVLQSGRRAADLIRQILTFSRKKEHKLQSLAPHPIIKEALQMLRSSLPSTIEIEEEIDRECGAITADPTSIHQIIVNLCTNALHAIDQQKGKITVRLYREDLNLQDTEAHPDVSAGPFVVLSVSDTGHGMDETTMQKVFEPYFTTKEIGKGSGIGLSVLHGIVQDYKGFINVESTLGKGSTFRVYLPLTDKTAISTSDEQQPVQLTETGSGRILVVDDEEFLVRINKRRLESVGYTVTTATDSTEALKMFRAHPETFDLLITDQTMPKLSGAELASEILKIRPDLPVIMSTGHSDVVSEEKALEMGITKYVQKPIQGNELLEAAQELLGR encoded by the coding sequence ATGGGAGTCTTCAAATTTGGATCAATCAACAAAAGCCTGGCAATTCTTTTGCTGGTAACCATCCTGCCCACGCTGACTATTCTCCTCTATTCGGGCCTGGAGCAGCGGAGCCGTTCCATAGAAGACGCCAAAGAAGCCGTTTTTCTTCTGACCCACAGTATGGCAGGAGTCCAGAAGGATATCACCCATAACGTCCGACAAACCCTTTTCACCTTGTCCCTGCTTCCTGAAGTCCAGAGATTAAACGGTCAGGCAAGCAATGAAATCTTCCAGACGATCCTCAAAAAAAATCCGTTATTCATCAACATCGTCCTAACAGATTTAAAAGGAAAGGTTATAACCAGCGGGAAAGCTCTGAAAAAGCCAGGAAGCATTGCTGACTGTAAACATTTTAAAGAGACTCTGGCAAGCAAGGCCTTTGCCACGGGAGAATTTGTCTATACCCGCACAGGGGAACCAAGGCCTGCATTTACCTATGCCTATCCGGTCCTGGCCGAAGATAACAGCCTGATAGCAGTGCTGGCAACAGCTATCCAACTGGACCACCTGGATGTCTTTTATAAAGACCTGAATCTGGATAAAAAATCTTTTATATCTGTAACCGACCATCGAGGTATCCGGCTTTTTTATTACCCCGCAGCCGAGGAGACCAATCCCGTGGGCAGCCAGATCAAGCCCTTTTCTCTGGAACAGTCTAGAAAAACTCCTTCGTTTGGCAGGTTCACCGGAACAGGCTCCGATGGTGCCCGGCGTGTATTCGCCTTTGAAAACATCCGCCTTGCTACCGATCTCCCATCCTACATGACGGTGTGGGCAGGCATACCGGAAGCATCGGTTCTGGCTAAGACCAATGCTGCATTATCGAGAAACCTTATCTTTTTCTTCCTGAGCGCATTCTGCTCAATTCTTCTCTTCTGGCTCGTCGGTAAAAAAGTACTGCTTGCGCCAATTGCCGGCCTTATGGCCCTCACCAGGGAGTACAGCGCAGGAAATCTGGAGGCACGCTCTAAGCAGGACACCGGCCCACGTGAATTTATTGATCTGACAGAGGCCTTTTATACCATGGCCGCAGCACTTTCCAGCAATCAACAATCCCTCCAGGAAAAGGAAGACCGCTTCCGTGGCGTCTTTAACAGCATGAGCAGCGGAGTCGCTATTTATGAGGTAGTGGGGAATGGAGAAGGTTTTATCTTCAAAGATATCAATCCCGCCGGTGCCAGGAGTTCTCAACTCAGCCATGACAACATCATAGGCAAGCGTGTACGTGAAGTTTTCCCGGCAGTGAGGGACATCGGACTGTTTTCAGTATTTCAGCGGGTCTGGCAGGCAGGGAGAGCAGAACACCACCCGGCCACCCTCTACAGCGACGACCGGATAACGCTTTGGGTTGAGAATCATGTCTTTAAACTGCCGTCAGGAGAAATTGTCTCCGTCTATGATGACATCACAGAGCGTAAGCAGTTTGAAGAAGGGCTCAGGGAGAGTGAAGAAAAGTTCCGTGCCCTGATCAACCAGGCCACGGATTCGATCTATGTCCTTGATATGGAGGCTAACATCATTCTAGCCAACAGGCAGGCCTGCAAAAGCACCGGATATAGCGAGACGGAACTGCTCCAGTTAACCATTGCGGATATAGATCCATATTTTATAACGCGTAAAGACAAGGATATACTTTGGAAGGAACTTGTACCAGGCGAAAAACAGGTTATTGAATCGCACCTTCGCGCCAAAGACGGCACGATGATTCCCGTTGAAGTTCACCTTGGTCTCATTGAGGTGAACAACAAAAAATCCATCCTCGGTATAGTACGGGATATCACTGCACGCCTGGAGTTTGAAAGATCACTGCGCCGGAGCAAAGAAGAGTGGGAAAGCACTTTTGATGCCATGGGTGACATTATCACTATTCAGGATAAAGAGATGCGCATCCTGAAGGGAAACAAGACCTTTTACGATACGTTCGAAGGGAACCCCGACACCCTGAACGGCAGGTACTGCTACGAAGTCTTCCGGGGACGCAGTCAGCCATGCCCCAATTGTCCCGAACTCTCTACCCCTGCTGGCAAGCACATTCACAGTGGTGAAATCTTTCACAAGACTCTTGATAAAATTTTTCATGTATCCAGTTATCCCATCCAAAATGGAACGGGAGAGCTTGATCGTCTTGTCCACATAGCCAGAGACATCACCGAACAGAAACGTATTCAGGAGGATCTCTTTCAATCGCACAAAATGGAGGCCGTCGGTACCCTGGCCGGAGGTATTGCCCATGATTTTAATAATATTCTTTCTGCCATCATGGGCGCTGCGCAATTGGTCAAAAGGGAACTTCCCGAGAAGAGCCCTGCCCTGCAGGATATTGATACCGTTCTCCAGTCTGGAAGGCGGGCAGCAGATCTTATCAGACAAATTCTTACCTTCAGCCGCAAAAAAGAGCATAAACTGCAATCCCTGGCCCCCCATCCTATTATCAAAGAAGCCCTGCAGATGCTGCGTTCTTCTCTTCCAAGCACCATTGAAATAGAGGAGGAGATCGACAGGGAATGCGGAGCTATCACTGCAGATCCCACGAGTATTCACCAGATTATTGTCAATCTCTGTACCAATGCCCTGCATGCCATCGATCAGCAGAAAGGCAAGATCACGGTCAGGTTGTACCGTGAAGATCTCAATTTGCAGGACACAGAGGCACACCCTGATGTCTCTGCCGGTCCCTTTGTTGTCCTTTCCGTCAGTGACACAGGGCATGGCATGGATGAAACAACCATGCAGAAGGTCTTTGAACCCTACTTTACGACCAAGGAAATCGGCAAGGGTTCCGGCATCGGTCTTTCGGTTCTCCACGGCATAGTCCAGGACTACAAAGGATTTATCAACGTTGAAAGTACACTGGGCAAAGGCAGTACCTTCCGGGTATATCTGCCCCTTACCGACAAAACGGCCATCTCCACTAGTGACGAGCAGCAGCCAGTCCAGTTAACTGAAACAGGGAGCGGACGAATTCTTGTTGTCGATGACGAGGAATTTCTTGTCAGGATAAATAAAAGACGCCTGGAATCTGTTGGATACACCGTCACGACTGCTACGGACAGTACCGAAGCACTGAAAATGTTCCGTGCCCACCCTGAAACATTTGATCTGCTTATCACAGACCAGACCATGCCAAAATTGAGCGGTGCTGAACTGGCCTCTGAGATATTGAAAATAAGACCAGATCTGCCTGTAATCATGTCCACCGGACACAGTGACGTCGTCTCTGAAGAAAAAGCTCTTGAAATGGGTATTACAAAATATGTGCAGAAACCTATTCAGGGCAACGAACTCCTTGAAGCTGCCCAGGAATTATTGGGAAGATAA
- a CDS encoding phosphopantetheine-binding protein, whose protein sequence is MDELTNDLKKKLIEVLNLTDITPEEIDENEQLVGGDLGIDSIDVLEMVVMVEKEYGVVINNKDIGEKVFSTLAALTDYIRENSPTLAS, encoded by the coding sequence ATGGATGAGCTGACAAACGACCTGAAAAAGAAATTAATCGAAGTCCTGAACCTCACAGATATAACGCCTGAAGAAATCGATGAAAATGAGCAGCTTGTGGGCGGTGATTTAGGGATCGACTCCATTGATGTCCTTGAAATGGTAGTTATGGTTGAAAAAGAATATGGGGTAGTCATCAACAACAAGGATATTGGAGAGAAGGTCTTTTCCACCCTCGCAGCACTCACCGATTACATTCGTGAGAATTC